The Leguminivora glycinivorella isolate SPB_JAAS2020 chromosome 2, LegGlyc_1.1, whole genome shotgun sequence DNA window TATAATCAGCATAATAATAAAGTGGTAAGTACCATGAAGGCTCTAATATCAGTCCAAGGTTGTTGTTACTAACAAAACATGAAAAGAATGTTACATATTTACCACAACATAACTGAACTTCTTATAAGAAATGTATGGAAAGATGAATAAGAATAGTTTAAAACAGTAAACTTACTTCTGATTGGAATTCTTGCAGCCACAAACACAAGCGGAGAGTGCAGTAATGAGACTGACGAGCACTCCCACACTTAGCGCTATCTCAATTAAAGTATACATAACCGGAGTTTCTCGATCTATCAAACAAGACTACGAGACGAGATGCCATCCATTACCAGCGTCTGTTAAGTCACACCCTTAAAAAGACACGCTCCGTATGCATAACTTTCTTCCATTTGAGTAAAATGCATAGGAATGTAGGGCACTAGAGTTAGCGACCACATAAACTTGAACCTAGCGATGAGAAAACGTCACTGTTTATGAAATACCCTAGCCCATAGCTCCCACCGCACAATATCAATGAAAAAcatttatgaaatgtagcatTTTAAAGATCTTTCAAAACAAAATTGATGCATAAACACGTCTTTACGGGTGTAAAATGTAGTGAGTAAATGTCATGTCATAAATATTGACCAGTGACCACAGATTCGCAATATGTAGTCAAATAAAAAGTCAGTGTGACACattcttaattttaataaatgaaTAGATTCATTGATTATTTTATCACATTTCTGTATCATTTGTTAGGCATTTAtctaataaatagaaaaatggtATTTAGAAATGTTCATCGAGCATCCACGTTTTCAGATAACACCCAAATAGGATAGCATACAGAAGAACGTTTTGATATTAACCGATGTTAAATTCATTTGTGCGACATATGCGGCACTCacctaattttaatttataatttttaataaaatatttactttatttaattataGTAAAGAATCTGTTCTAGGACTTGCTTTTTATAAATTCTCATGATTTATTTCTgctaaaatactattttgtgaTTAGACATATGGTGATATCTGAACACATCCTAAATATTATTTGAAAAACTGTCAAATCCTTGTCAAATCAATCTGTTCTGTTCTAGTGTCGAGACCGTTGCCGTTGCCATTGCCATTACTTTTGTTGTTTTGTTAATCAATTATTATATACCTGAAAACACGTTGATTATTGAAACGAATGGTGAAATAATTGACGAAAATACTAAGCGTTTGAATGCTATCAAAATTGAACATTCGCCTCGTCAAAATAACCTAGTACGACTGCCGGTATGGAGcccaaaaatgaaatattttccaAAAGACTGGTAACAGCAGTGCTATGGAACCTCGGACTTCAAATATTTCTGGCTGTTGTGTTGGTGTTTTTTATTCAGGTGGATATTCTACATCCGCTCTCATGGTTTGCGTCGACGTTCAATGACATATTTGGGTGGAAAATGGGCCTGAATATAGTGCTGCTGGGTTTGGTTTCGTTCTTTCAAGCATATATTTATGGCAGCTATTACATGGTTCCTTTGCCTAAGTACTTCACCAGATTTTCAATGTTCTTGAATTTATTCACGACTCAAAATGTGATATTCAGCATTTTATATGCACTAAGTGGTTACTTTACAATGAGCTTGTATTCGTCTCTTGCTAAAAGCAACTTTAATGTTCTGAAAAAGAAATGTGATAATTATGATGGCCAATGTCTCATGGAGCAAAGTCTGTTTTTACAGTTTGGCGGGATGTGGATGGgtctgtattattttttaaatgcacACATTTTTAGTACACCCATGCTAATGTTTCCACATGTATATCAAAATAAATTCCAACAGTTAAAACAAGCTATTGGAAGAATTTTGTCAATGGGATTTAAGAATTCTGTAATGCCTGTTGTATATTTCTGTTTGATTTACTACTTGTGGGGTAATAGACCCAGGAGCGTTGTCTCTGATGTCTACAGCCTGTACCTGGAAGATGCTCCATTGGACAATGTATTAAACTTGATAAGATCTGGCATTTGGATTGGACTCTGGTTCTATACTAGTTTGTTTTTCGTCTCTGTGTATACAATGAGAACAATCTTTAACATAGTGTTGACGGAACCAATGAAATTTCAAATTGAATCAGAAACTGGTTTAACCCTGTATGCAGCATTAGCTCAGAGAACACAGTTCACTGGATATTTAGGGGCTCAAGACTTGAAGATAGTGTCTCAAATGGACTCTGTAAGGAGAATGCAGATTTTTATGTTATCACAGCCAGGAGGCCATCCAAGAAACTGGAACCATATCTTAGAATCTTGTTTAAATATAATCAATGGTTATACAAAAGAATTGGAAAGCATTAACAGTGATGTGAAACCAATTGAAGTTGGCACCTCACAAAAGAACATGAATATCACACCCCCTTCAGGGCCACTATATTCTGGAAATTTGAGAAACTTGGCACAAACTTTACACCCTGATATACCaaaagattataattataatcttaatAAAAACAAAGCTAATGAGATCACATTTGCAAAGGCTCTTAAAGAAGAATTTAACAGTTTGCTACAGAGGATATGCCAGAAGCCAGGAATCAGTTATTTCTTTGGAGAGCTGACAG harbors:
- the LOC125237398 gene encoding nucleoporin NDC1, which produces MEPKNEIFSKRLVTAVLWNLGLQIFLAVVLVFFIQVDILHPLSWFASTFNDIFGWKMGLNIVLLGLVSFFQAYIYGSYYMVPLPKYFTRFSMFLNLFTTQNVIFSILYALSGYFTMSLYSSLAKSNFNVLKKKCDNYDGQCLMEQSLFLQFGGMWMGLYYFLNAHIFSTPMLMFPHVYQNKFQQLKQAIGRILSMGFKNSVMPVVYFCLIYYLWGNRPRSVVSDVYSLYLEDAPLDNVLNLIRSGIWIGLWFYTSLFFVSVYTMRTIFNIVLTEPMKFQIESETGLTLYAALAQRTQFTGYLGAQDLKIVSQMDSVRRMQIFMLSQPGGHPRNWNHILESCLNIINGYTKELESINSDVKPIEVGTSQKNMNITPPSGPLYSGNLRNLAQTLHPDIPKDYNYNLNKNKANEITFAKALKEEFNSLLQRICQKPGISYFFGELTDTKLKFLLMQAQPVMWTCEGLAFIVSASLKEDKYGVVQNDLPIVISALINLKSNLDKLTKLGLVPKKHMLNDVFAIKMKSALMTSVKRSIYKIVITFSKYLHEVPMDPDVQLAVQPFLLCKEP